A portion of the Streptomyces sp. YPW6 genome contains these proteins:
- a CDS encoding nitrate- and nitrite sensing domain-containing protein: MRFRGKSIRRKIVALLLVPLVSLTGLWVFATYITGRQADELMSAGSIVEKVSEPLEDTVRAVQAERRQTLVFLADPRASDALPVLMGRRAATDRIVGEVRANARAEDVRDALSAADSSRLEAILSAVDGLEALRESVEKRTISRAKALDFYNGLVDPSYRFLNGLHTLENVSMDKQMRALVGVSRAREMLSREDALVASGLITGRFTTAELRRISGLVAQRELLYEVSLENLPAAERRRVEQFWASPGTEPLRTAEDALIDAGPAKRPGAVDAERWEEAAVPVLDRLAGDSTEMGNRFQDRAEPAAYRVLAQAGIAGILGFLALVVSVFVSVRIGRELVRDLSRLRKDAHEVSGVRLPSVMRRLAAGEQVDVETEAPHLSYEPDEIGQVGQALNTLQRAAVEAAVKQADMRRGVSEVFVNLARRNQVLLHRQLTLLDAMERRTENSDELADLFRLDHLTTRMRRHAEGLVILSGAAPSRQWRKPIQLMDVVRAAVAEVEDYERIEVRRLARIGVGGPAVADLTHLIAELLENATVFSPPHTAVQVHGERVSNGFTLEIHDRGLGMAPEVLLDANLRLAETPDFELSDTDRLGLFVVSRLAQRQNVRVSLQKSPYGGTTAVVFIPAALLTDAPDTHGTGFRLDRRAERAIGSGPNPGAEPGASGPAPGGERRVNGRSTVLSPVPTGLTGPGVLDGPVELEAPVGPLDFTGDPLDRSPDPALDPALGPVLDGVSDLEDTESERGGIFRARDVPRDGDRDPRRDKHGDRGPGRDAHGDRGPRRDKHGGRPRRDTDRDQHQQAGDHGDGPTAQVRPMRPAGPAPLPRRTPPTLVTDRGRRVDAPDDDAVTPSGSATGPVPRTADRAPEAAGGTRSADAPWTVRAAAHRAPRVSRTPDVASRPSDVSRGSGVSRTPEDPRPAGPSRSTEPSYAPERPRTPARGREEAPAPDAPAAPDTIGGLPRRVRQASLARRLREDSAERTVQRVGVVDTADDDAERDADEVRDRMASLQRGWQRGRRENAEPTEAANPGTAGSTTTSEPAGTPRTTGSTATTEPIEAANPRTAGSTANTTPTETAEDAENTGVPGGTAPGTTPGGDGR, encoded by the coding sequence ATGCGCTTTCGCGGGAAGTCCATCCGCAGGAAGATCGTGGCGTTGCTGCTGGTGCCGCTCGTCTCCCTCACGGGCCTCTGGGTTTTCGCCACCTACATCACCGGCCGCCAGGCCGACGAACTGATGAGCGCCGGATCCATCGTGGAGAAGGTGAGCGAACCGCTGGAGGACACCGTCCGCGCCGTCCAGGCAGAGCGACGGCAGACCCTGGTCTTCCTGGCCGACCCCCGGGCCTCCGACGCGCTTCCCGTCCTCATGGGCCGACGTGCCGCCACCGACCGCATCGTGGGCGAAGTCCGGGCGAACGCCCGGGCCGAGGACGTCCGGGACGCGCTGAGCGCCGCCGACAGCAGCCGCCTGGAGGCGATCCTCAGCGCTGTCGACGGACTGGAGGCGCTGCGCGAATCGGTCGAGAAGCGCACCATCAGCCGGGCCAAGGCGCTGGACTTCTACAACGGTCTCGTCGATCCCTCGTACCGCTTCCTCAACGGACTCCACACCCTGGAGAACGTGTCGATGGACAAGCAGATGCGGGCCCTGGTCGGCGTCTCACGGGCCCGCGAGATGCTGTCGCGCGAGGACGCGCTCGTCGCCTCCGGCCTCATCACGGGCCGCTTCACCACCGCCGAACTGCGCCGGATATCCGGCCTCGTGGCGCAGCGCGAGCTGCTCTACGAGGTGAGCCTGGAGAACCTCCCCGCCGCCGAACGCCGCCGCGTCGAGCAGTTCTGGGCCAGCCCCGGCACCGAACCCCTGCGCACCGCCGAGGACGCCCTGATCGACGCCGGGCCGGCGAAGCGCCCCGGCGCCGTGGACGCCGAACGCTGGGAAGAGGCGGCCGTGCCCGTCCTCGACCGGCTCGCGGGCGACTCCACGGAGATGGGCAACCGTTTCCAGGACCGGGCCGAACCGGCCGCCTACCGGGTCCTCGCCCAGGCCGGCATCGCCGGGATCCTCGGCTTCCTGGCCCTGGTCGTCTCGGTCTTCGTCTCCGTCCGCATCGGCCGTGAACTCGTCCGGGACCTCTCCCGGCTGCGCAAGGACGCCCACGAGGTCTCCGGTGTCCGGCTGCCGAGCGTGATGCGCCGGCTGGCCGCGGGCGAACAGGTCGACGTCGAGACCGAGGCCCCGCACCTCAGTTACGAGCCCGACGAGATCGGCCAGGTCGGCCAGGCCCTCAACACCCTCCAGCGGGCCGCCGTCGAGGCCGCCGTCAAGCAGGCGGACATGCGGCGCGGCGTCTCCGAGGTCTTCGTCAACCTCGCCCGCCGCAACCAGGTCCTCCTCCACCGCCAGCTCACCCTGCTGGACGCGATGGAGCGCCGCACCGAGAACAGCGACGAACTGGCCGACCTGTTCCGCCTCGACCACCTCACCACCCGCATGCGGCGGCACGCCGAAGGGCTCGTGATCCTCTCCGGCGCCGCCCCCTCCCGCCAGTGGCGCAAGCCCATCCAGCTGATGGACGTGGTGCGGGCCGCCGTCGCCGAGGTCGAGGACTACGAACGCATCGAGGTCCGCCGCCTGGCCCGGATCGGGGTGGGCGGCCCCGCCGTGGCCGACCTCACCCACCTGATCGCCGAACTCCTGGAGAACGCCACCGTCTTCTCACCTCCGCACACGGCGGTCCAGGTGCACGGTGAACGGGTCTCCAACGGCTTCACGCTCGAAATCCACGACCGCGGTCTCGGCATGGCCCCCGAGGTCCTCCTCGACGCCAACCTGCGGCTCGCCGAGACCCCCGACTTCGAGCTCTCCGACACCGACCGGCTCGGCCTGTTCGTCGTCAGCCGGCTGGCCCAGCGCCAGAACGTCCGGGTCTCCCTGCAGAAGTCGCCGTACGGAGGCACCACCGCGGTCGTGTTCATCCCGGCGGCCCTGCTCACCGACGCCCCCGACACCCACGGCACGGGTTTCCGCCTGGACCGCCGGGCCGAGCGGGCCATCGGCAGCGGCCCGAACCCGGGGGCGGAGCCGGGCGCGTCCGGCCCGGCCCCCGGCGGGGAGCGCCGTGTCAACGGCAGGTCCACGGTCCTGTCGCCGGTACCCACCGGCCTCACCGGACCGGGCGTCCTGGACGGGCCGGTCGAGCTGGAAGCCCCGGTCGGTCCGCTGGACTTCACCGGCGACCCGCTGGACCGGTCACCCGATCCGGCCCTCGACCCGGCCCTCGGACCCGTCCTGGACGGCGTGTCCGACCTGGAGGACACCGAGAGCGAGCGCGGCGGCATCTTCCGAGCCCGGGACGTACCCCGCGACGGCGATCGTGATCCCCGCCGCGACAAGCACGGCGACCGTGGTCCCGGCCGTGACGCGCACGGCGACCGTGGTCCCCGCCGCGACAAGCACGGCGGCCGTCCGCGCCGGGACACCGACCGGGACCAGCACCAGCAGGCCGGCGACCACGGCGACGGGCCGACCGCACAGGTCCGTCCGATGCGCCCGGCCGGTCCCGCACCGCTGCCCCGCCGCACCCCGCCGACGCTGGTCACCGACCGGGGGCGCCGGGTCGACGCACCGGACGACGACGCGGTCACGCCGTCCGGCAGTGCCACAGGCCCGGTTCCGCGCACCGCGGACCGCGCGCCCGAGGCGGCCGGCGGGACACGTTCCGCCGACGCCCCCTGGACCGTGCGAGCGGCCGCCCACCGCGCCCCGCGGGTCTCCCGTACGCCGGACGTCGCGTCGCGTCCGTCGGACGTCTCCCGCGGGTCGGGCGTCTCCCGTACGCCCGAGGATCCCCGCCCCGCCGGGCCGTCCCGTTCGACCGAGCCGTCGTACGCACCCGAGCGACCCCGCACGCCGGCGCGCGGGCGCGAGGAGGCCCCGGCGCCGGACGCCCCGGCGGCGCCCGACACCATCGGCGGACTCCCGCGGCGGGTCCGGCAGGCCAGCCTCGCCCGCCGGCTCCGTGAGGACTCCGCGGAGCGCACGGTGCAGCGGGTGGGGGTGGTGGACACGGCCGACGACGACGCCGAGCGCGACGCGGACGAGGTGCGCGACCGTATGGCCTCGCTCCAGCGAGGCTGGCAGCGCGGCCGCCGGGAGAACGCCGAACCCACCGAAGCCGCGAACCCCGGGACGGCCGGCAGCACCACGACCTCCGAACCCGCCGGGACCCCCAGGACGACCGGCTCCACCGCGACCACCGAACCCATCGAAGCCGCGAACCCCAGGACAGCCGGCAGCACCGCGAACACCACGCCCACCGAAACCGCCGAGGACGCCGAGAACACCGGCGTTCCCGGCGGCACAGCACCAGGAACCACTCCGGGAGGGGACGGTCGATGA
- a CDS encoding roadblock/LC7 domain-containing protein: protein MTAPNAAAHNPARHGSGELNWLLDELVQRVASIRKALVLSSDGLATGASADLTREDSEHLAAVASGFHSLAKGVGRHFDAGRVRQTVVELDEAFLFVTAAGDGSCLAVLADADSDVGQVAYEMTLMVKRVGAHLANAPRTTGMPAGG, encoded by the coding sequence ATGACCGCACCGAACGCCGCAGCACACAACCCCGCCCGCCACGGCTCGGGCGAACTGAACTGGCTGCTCGACGAGCTCGTCCAGCGCGTCGCCAGTATCCGCAAGGCGCTGGTGCTCTCCAGCGACGGACTCGCCACCGGCGCCTCGGCGGACCTGACCCGCGAGGACAGCGAGCATCTCGCCGCCGTCGCCTCCGGGTTCCACAGCCTCGCCAAGGGCGTCGGCCGCCACTTCGACGCGGGCCGGGTGCGCCAGACCGTCGTCGAACTGGACGAGGCGTTCCTCTTCGTCACGGCGGCCGGCGACGGCAGCTGTCTCGCGGTGCTGGCCGACGCCGACTCCGACGTGGGCCAGGTCGCGTACGAGATGACCCTGATGGTCAAGCGCGTGGGGGCCCATCTCGCCAACGCCCCACGGACGACCGGTATGCCCGCCGGAGGTTGA
- a CDS encoding DUF742 domain-containing protein encodes MSADSPRGAGPGSPDGTADPQASRWYDADAGPVVRPYAMTRGRTSSASRHRLDLIALVVPEPAADDPGRDQTLAPEHVAIVELCSDRPQSIAEIAAELDLPVGVVRVLVGDLVEDELVHVTRPVPPAELPDVNILREVINGLRAL; translated from the coding sequence ATGAGCGCCGACTCCCCGCGGGGCGCCGGCCCCGGATCCCCGGACGGGACCGCCGACCCCCAGGCCTCCCGGTGGTACGACGCGGACGCCGGGCCGGTGGTCCGCCCGTACGCGATGACCCGCGGGCGGACCAGCAGCGCATCCCGTCACCGCCTCGACCTGATCGCGCTCGTCGTGCCGGAACCGGCGGCCGACGACCCCGGCCGGGACCAGACGCTCGCCCCCGAACACGTGGCGATCGTCGAACTCTGCAGCGACAGGCCCCAGTCGATCGCCGAGATCGCCGCCGAACTCGACCTTCCCGTAGGGGTGGTACGGGTCCTGGTCGGCGATCTCGTCGAGGACGAGCTGGTGCACGTCACCCGTCCCGTTCCGCCGGCCGAACTGCCGGACGTGAACATTCTTCGCGAGGTAATCAATGGCCTTCGGGCGCTCTAG
- a CDS encoding ATP/GTP-binding protein: MAFGRSSRAKQRPVEPVTLKILVAGGFGVGKTTAVGSVSEIRPLRTEEHLSEAGRPLDDLAGVESKSTTTVAMDFGRITLREDLVLYLFGTPGQDRFWFLWDELAQGSLGAVVLADTRRLEDCFAAVDYFERRRIPFTVAVNTFEGAERFPTETVRAALDLDPEVPLLVCDARDRSSVRDVLVTVVEHAQERALRAREPVAT, translated from the coding sequence ATGGCCTTCGGGCGCTCTAGCCGCGCCAAGCAGCGGCCCGTCGAGCCCGTCACCCTGAAGATCCTGGTGGCGGGAGGGTTCGGCGTCGGCAAGACCACCGCGGTCGGCTCGGTCAGCGAGATTAGACCGCTGCGCACCGAGGAACACCTCAGCGAGGCGGGCCGCCCGCTGGACGATCTCGCCGGGGTCGAGTCGAAGTCGACCACCACGGTCGCGATGGACTTCGGGCGGATCACGCTGCGCGAGGACCTGGTCCTCTACCTGTTCGGCACGCCCGGCCAGGACCGCTTCTGGTTCCTCTGGGACGAGCTGGCCCAGGGCTCCCTGGGCGCGGTCGTCCTCGCCGACACCCGGCGTCTTGAGGACTGCTTCGCCGCGGTCGACTACTTCGAGCGCAGGCGGATCCCGTTCACGGTCGCCGTCAACACCTTCGAGGGGGCCGAGCGGTTCCCCACCGAGACCGTACGGGCCGCCCTCGACCTCGACCCCGAGGTGCCGCTCCTCGTCTGCGACGCCCGGGACCGGTCCTCCGTGCGTGACGTCCTGGTCACGGTTGTGGAACACGCCCAGGAGCGTGCGCTACGGGCCCGCGAGCCCGTCGCCACCTGA
- a CDS encoding lipid-transfer protein: MSGDVAVLGAGMHPWGKWGRGFVTYGRIAARAALADAGIGWPEVRSVVGAQTVRGGYPGYVAGATFARALGWQGARVASVYAACASGAQAVDTARAQILSGLAEVVLVVGADAAPKGFFAPAGGERPDDPDWLRFRVLGATNPAYFGLYARRRMALYGDTPEDFALVKVKNAAAGALNEYARYRAPVTAEEVAASAMVADPLRLLDICATSDGAAALVLCSMEFARRRGVRDPVRIRAVSTVTPTFPRAVLDLPDIGTDSAVAVDPSPVSFRSSIARTAYEEAGIGPEDLSLAEVYDLSTALELEWYEDIGLCAPGEGARLLRSGATGPGGRVPVNASGGLASFGEAVPAQAIAQVCELTRQLRGRAGQRQVPGARVGITANQGLFGHGSAVVAVR, translated from the coding sequence ATGAGCGGCGACGTGGCCGTCCTCGGAGCCGGGATGCACCCGTGGGGCAAGTGGGGGCGCGGCTTCGTCACGTACGGCCGGATCGCCGCGCGCGCCGCGCTCGCGGACGCGGGCATCGGCTGGCCGGAGGTCCGGTCGGTGGTCGGCGCCCAGACGGTGCGCGGGGGCTATCCGGGGTACGTGGCGGGCGCGACGTTCGCCCGGGCGCTCGGGTGGCAGGGGGCGCGGGTGGCGTCCGTGTACGCCGCGTGCGCCTCCGGGGCCCAGGCCGTCGACACGGCGCGGGCGCAGATCCTGTCGGGGCTGGCGGAGGTGGTGCTGGTGGTGGGGGCCGACGCGGCGCCCAAGGGGTTCTTCGCCCCGGCGGGCGGGGAGCGGCCCGACGATCCGGACTGGCTGCGCTTCCGGGTGCTCGGCGCGACGAACCCGGCGTACTTCGGGCTCTACGCCCGCCGCCGCATGGCGCTGTACGGGGACACCCCGGAGGACTTCGCGCTGGTCAAGGTCAAGAACGCGGCGGCCGGGGCGCTCAACGAGTACGCCCGCTACCGCGCCCCGGTGACGGCCGAGGAGGTCGCCGCCTCCGCCATGGTGGCCGATCCGCTGCGGTTGCTGGACATCTGCGCCACGTCCGACGGGGCGGCCGCGCTGGTGCTGTGCAGCATGGAGTTCGCGCGGCGCCGCGGGGTGCGTGACCCCGTGCGGATCCGGGCCGTGTCCACCGTGACGCCGACCTTCCCGAGGGCCGTCCTGGACCTGCCGGACATCGGCACGGACTCGGCGGTGGCGGTGGATCCTTCCCCCGTGAGCTTCCGCTCCTCGATCGCACGGACCGCGTACGAGGAGGCCGGGATCGGGCCGGAGGATCTCTCCCTGGCCGAGGTCTACGACCTGTCCACGGCCCTGGAGCTGGAGTGGTACGAGGACATCGGGCTGTGCGCCCCGGGCGAGGGGGCGAGGCTCCTGCGTTCGGGGGCGACCGGGCCGGGCGGCCGGGTCCCGGTGAACGCGAGCGGGGGTCTGGCCTCGTTCGGCGAAGCGGTCCCCGCCCAGGCCATCGCGCAAGTGTGCGAGCTGACACGGCAGTTGCGGGGGCGGGCCGGGCAGCGGCAGGTGCCGGGCGCACGGGTCGGCATCACGGCGAACCAGGGTCTGTTCGGGCACGGGTCGGCGGTGGTGGCGGTCCGCTGA
- a CDS encoding Zn-ribbon domain-containing OB-fold protein, which produces MSRTRTPVVAGWFTEDAAEEDFRLLGTRCSGCRTVHFPREDGHCRNPGCSGGELEETPLSKRGTVWSCTDGRYRPPPPYVSDPGTPWTPYTLVAVELAAERMVVLGQAAPGVGVADLPVGSVVEVVPGVLDEDPATGTVHTTWHWRPLAAGGDAS; this is translated from the coding sequence TTGTCGCGCACGCGTACACCCGTGGTGGCCGGCTGGTTCACCGAGGACGCCGCGGAGGAGGACTTCCGGCTGCTGGGCACCCGCTGCTCCGGCTGCCGGACGGTCCACTTCCCCCGGGAGGACGGCCACTGCCGCAACCCGGGCTGTTCCGGCGGGGAGTTGGAGGAGACACCGCTGTCGAAGCGGGGCACGGTGTGGTCCTGCACCGACGGGCGCTACCGGCCGCCTCCGCCCTACGTCAGCGATCCCGGCACCCCCTGGACCCCGTACACCCTGGTCGCCGTCGAACTGGCCGCCGAGCGCATGGTGGTGCTGGGGCAGGCCGCTCCCGGGGTGGGTGTGGCCGATCTCCCCGTGGGCTCGGTGGTGGAGGTGGTGCCGGGCGTCCTGGACGAGGACCCGGCGACGGGCACCGTGCACACGACCTGGCACTGGCGGCCCCTCGCGGCGGGCGGGGACGCCTCATGA
- a CDS encoding DUF962 domain-containing protein, whose protein sequence is MSQQTFDTYEEFWPYYVAMHSRAATRWVHLTGTLTGLALTAYGLARGRKRYLAALPLIGYGTAWPAHFLIEKNNPATFGHPAWSLRGDAQMIGMMLAGRDAELAETAAKWLAKHGERGEDLLG, encoded by the coding sequence ATGTCACAGCAGACGTTCGACACGTACGAGGAATTCTGGCCGTACTACGTCGCGATGCACTCCCGGGCCGCGACCCGGTGGGTGCACCTGACCGGCACACTGACCGGACTCGCGCTGACCGCCTACGGGCTCGCGCGGGGCCGGAAGCGCTACCTGGCCGCCCTGCCGCTGATCGGGTACGGCACGGCATGGCCCGCGCACTTCCTGATCGAGAAGAACAACCCGGCCACGTTCGGGCATCCGGCGTGGTCGCTGCGCGGCGACGCGCAGATGATCGGGATGATGCTCGCGGGGCGGGACGCGGAGCTGGCGGAGACCGCGGCGAAGTGGCTGGCCAAGCACGGGGAGCGTGGAGAGGACCTGCTCGGCTGA
- a CDS encoding M15 family metallopeptidase gives MRTAPRALAMAAAALLAATALSPTAQARPGPRAPEGFVALRSVAPTIIQEMRYTTAHTFMGERVDGYRQPVCILTRPAARALHLAQRRLLRQGYALKVYDCYRPQRAVDHFVRWAKDLDDRSMKREFYPRVDKSRLFEDGYIAEKSGHSRGSTVDLTLVRLPALPTRPYRPGEKLTPCFAPKDERFPDNSVDMGTGYDCFDTLSHTDDPRIRGAQRTNRQFLKRTLTEVGFVNLPEEWWHFTYRPEPFPDTYFDFPVDRRVAGRSR, from the coding sequence ATGCGTACCGCTCCGCGCGCCCTGGCCATGGCGGCCGCCGCCCTCCTCGCCGCCACCGCCCTCTCCCCCACGGCTCAGGCGCGTCCCGGACCGCGAGCGCCCGAGGGGTTCGTGGCGCTGCGTTCGGTGGCTCCGACGATCATCCAGGAGATGCGTTACACCACGGCGCACACCTTCATGGGTGAGCGGGTGGACGGGTACCGGCAGCCGGTGTGCATCCTGACCCGGCCCGCCGCGCGCGCCCTGCACCTGGCACAGAGAAGGCTGTTGCGTCAGGGGTACGCGCTGAAGGTGTACGACTGCTACCGGCCGCAGCGGGCCGTGGACCACTTCGTACGGTGGGCGAAGGATCTCGACGACCGTTCCATGAAGCGGGAGTTCTATCCGCGGGTCGACAAGTCCCGTCTGTTCGAGGACGGTTACATCGCCGAGAAGTCCGGACACAGCCGGGGCAGCACGGTGGATCTGACCCTGGTCCGGCTTCCCGCCCTGCCGACCAGGCCGTACCGTCCGGGTGAGAAGCTGACGCCCTGCTTCGCGCCGAAGGACGAGCGGTTCCCCGACAACTCGGTGGACATGGGGACGGGGTACGACTGCTTCGACACCCTCTCGCACACCGACGACCCCCGGATCCGGGGCGCCCAGCGCACCAACCGGCAGTTCCTCAAGCGGACGTTGACCGAGGTGGGCTTCGTGAACCTGCCGGAGGAGTGGTGGCACTTCACCTACCGGCCCGAACCGTTCCCGGACACCTACTTCGACTTCCCGGTGGACCGCAGGGTGGCAGGCAGGTCCCGATGA
- a CDS encoding glycoside hydrolase family 31 protein codes for MDGRDLVRRVKLVGSVRGLRTVRSAWRRRAADAAALPARGAERARVPGAATGAEPEPGGGVVRFARSELRIRVSVGGAVFWAWDGAEPLPSYAVAGEAPAPDERALLEPGKDGGWQVVAERLTVEVSRTGAVELRTPGGVLLRRELPPRWWEPEGGGPVRWVQRSEVPADARFFGLGGRAGGPRLRDGVYRLWNTDPGGRFGPGDDPLYLTMPVQMVVSDAGTHLAFHDNSWAGRVVLREGEEGAGSGHDRPGACEVRMEGGPLRCWVVVGTPARVLQGWTALTGAPALPPSWALGPQHARWGFGGQEGVRRVVDGYRERGLPLSVLHLDIDHYDRHRVFTVDRERFPDLPALAKELREDGVRLVSIVDPAVKAEPGDAVFDAGRQIGEHGAYVRDARGRVVVGEVWPGACAYPDFTDPLVRDWWGSLYEERLAQGFSGVWHDMNEPVSFAAFGDPSLPRSARHVLEGAGGDHREAHNVYALAMARAGYEGLLRLRPEERPFLFSRSGWAGMQRYGGTWSGDVSTGWQGLRASLSLVLGLGLCGVPYSGPDVGGFDGFPSPELYLRWFQLGAYLPLFRTHSAIDAGRREPWEFGPEVLEHARAALVERERLHPYFVSLSQVARLTGAPYVRPVWWGAPGDRALRECEDAFLLGDALLVAPVLEPGVRRRAVRLPRGRWYDTVTGRAYEGAGQVLVDAPLSGVPVLARAGAVLLVRGADGEPELEVWAPAPGRTGGGLVVRDAGDGWAQAEVERYATRWEGDRVVVERDGGEREVDCRVRVRGLGRADGPGTASGA; via the coding sequence ATGGACGGTCGTGACCTGGTGCGTCGGGTGAAGTTGGTCGGTTCCGTGCGGGGGCTGCGCACGGTGCGTTCGGCGTGGCGGCGCAGGGCCGCGGACGCGGCGGCGCTGCCGGCGCGCGGGGCGGAGCGGGCCCGGGTGCCCGGAGCGGCGACGGGTGCGGAGCCGGAGCCCGGTGGGGGTGTGGTGCGGTTCGCCCGTTCGGAGCTGCGCATCCGTGTGTCGGTGGGCGGTGCGGTGTTCTGGGCGTGGGACGGCGCGGAGCCGCTGCCGTCGTACGCGGTGGCGGGCGAGGCTCCCGCGCCGGACGAGCGGGCGCTGCTGGAGCCGGGCAAGGACGGCGGCTGGCAGGTCGTCGCGGAGCGGCTGACGGTGGAGGTGTCGCGGACCGGGGCGGTGGAGCTGCGGACGCCGGGCGGGGTGCTGTTGCGGCGTGAGCTGCCGCCGCGCTGGTGGGAGCCGGAGGGCGGGGGGCCGGTGCGGTGGGTGCAGCGTTCGGAGGTGCCGGCGGACGCGCGGTTCTTCGGGCTGGGCGGGCGTGCGGGCGGGCCCCGGTTGCGGGACGGGGTGTACCGGCTGTGGAACACCGATCCGGGCGGGCGTTTCGGTCCTGGTGACGACCCGCTGTATCTGACGATGCCGGTGCAGATGGTGGTGTCGGACGCGGGGACGCATCTGGCGTTCCACGACAACAGCTGGGCGGGGCGGGTGGTCCTGCGGGAGGGTGAGGAGGGTGCCGGTTCGGGGCATGACCGGCCGGGCGCCTGCGAGGTGCGGATGGAGGGCGGGCCGCTGCGCTGCTGGGTGGTGGTGGGGACGCCGGCCCGGGTGCTGCAGGGGTGGACGGCGCTGACGGGCGCGCCGGCGCTGCCGCCGTCCTGGGCGCTGGGTCCGCAGCACGCCCGGTGGGGGTTCGGTGGCCAGGAGGGGGTGCGGCGGGTCGTCGACGGGTACCGGGAGCGGGGGCTGCCGCTGTCGGTGCTGCACCTGGACATCGACCACTACGACCGGCACCGGGTGTTCACGGTGGACCGGGAGCGGTTCCCCGATCTGCCCGCGCTGGCGAAAGAGCTGCGCGAGGACGGGGTCCGGCTGGTGTCGATCGTGGATCCGGCGGTGAAGGCGGAGCCCGGCGACGCGGTGTTCGACGCGGGCCGGCAGATCGGTGAGCACGGTGCCTATGTCCGGGACGCGCGGGGTCGGGTGGTGGTCGGGGAGGTGTGGCCGGGGGCCTGCGCCTATCCGGACTTCACTGATCCGCTTGTGCGGGATTGGTGGGGATCTCTGTACGAGGAGCGGCTTGCGCAGGGCTTCTCGGGGGTGTGGCACGACATGAACGAGCCGGTGTCCTTCGCGGCGTTCGGGGACCCTTCGCTGCCGCGTTCGGCCCGGCACGTCCTGGAGGGCGCCGGGGGCGATCACCGCGAGGCGCACAACGTCTACGCGCTGGCGATGGCGCGGGCCGGGTACGAGGGGCTGCTCCGGCTGCGGCCCGAGGAGCGGCCGTTTCTCTTCTCGCGGTCGGGCTGGGCGGGGATGCAGAGGTACGGGGGTACCTGGTCCGGTGATGTGTCGACGGGGTGGCAGGGGCTGCGCGCGTCGTTGTCGCTGGTGCTGGGGCTCGGGCTGTGCGGGGTGCCGTACTCGGGTCCGGACGTGGGCGGGTTCGACGGGTTCCCGTCGCCCGAGCTGTATCTGCGGTGGTTCCAGCTGGGGGCGTATCTGCCGTTGTTCCGTACGCACTCGGCGATCGACGCGGGGCGGCGGGAGCCGTGGGAGTTCGGGCCCGAGGTGCTGGAGCACGCGCGGGCGGCGCTGGTGGAGCGGGAGCGGCTGCACCCGTACTTCGTGTCGCTGTCGCAGGTGGCGCGGCTGACGGGTGCGCCCTATGTGCGCCCGGTGTGGTGGGGTGCGCCGGGCGACCGGGCGTTGCGGGAGTGCGAGGACGCGTTCCTGCTGGGCGATGCGCTGCTGGTGGCTCCGGTGCTGGAGCCGGGGGTGCGGCGGCGGGCGGTGCGGCTGCCGCGGGGGCGGTGGTACGACACGGTGACCGGGCGGGCGTACGAGGGGGCGGGCCAGGTGCTGGTCGACGCACCGCTGTCGGGGGTGCCGGTGCTGGCGCGGGCGGGCGCGGTGCTTCTGGTGCGGGGGGCGGACGGAGAACCGGAGCTGGAGGTGTGGGCGCCCGCGCCGGGGCGTACGGGCGGGGGCCTGGTGGTGCGGGATGCCGGCGACGGGTGGGCACAGGCGGAGGTCGAGCGGTACGCGACGCGGTGGGAGGGGGATCGCGTGGTGGTGGAGCGGGACGGCGGGGAGAGGGAGGTCGACTGCCGGGTGCGCGTGCGGGGACTCGGGCGGGCGGACGGCCCGGGGACGGCTTCCGGGGCTTGA